In a genomic window of Opisthocomus hoazin isolate bOpiHoa1 chromosome 19, bOpiHoa1.hap1, whole genome shotgun sequence:
- the CIZ1 gene encoding cip1-interacting zinc finger protein isoform X4 gives MFNQQQFQQQLLQLQHLLQQQQQHHHHPPTQQGGRGLPPPQQQQMLSLRATNQPSLLNANPMLQRALLMQQMQGNLRGFNMTAPALQQFFPQATRHSLLGPPPVGVSLKPTRLGFPSLPFQRQNRTFRKDFQRIPDRKRELDPGSSSQTQGDEKMEIPEGVQAASEQNNSLPSAEPRTPTESVLNTEPAAKRLKSVTKESALEDATDSKEAGESSSQADGTDKAKAYTAEDLSQERKFSEEPKAPEVLSSGGSLKVTIQQSSESRAISTTALKPGHWTCEVGTADPSPESVLKFYCYICKTNCCSQQNFQSHMAGIQHQQRLGEIQHMSNVCFVSLLPMVKEQKVLAEKDGETQQRWCNTCQIHFTGDLIKHRRTQEHKLAKRSLRPFCTVCSRHFKTPRKFVEHMKSPEHKQKAREVRLGEKELGSPEDSEELITVDAVGCFEDDDDEEEEEEGGAGEEEDLDVVLIENEDSAAKQTGLKEVSLEDYEGSEKYCPDTAYEIQGSEASCHSCLPRGSFAFPGLQLPVAG, from the exons ATGTTCAACCAGCAGcagttccagcagcagctgctgcagctccagcacctcctccagcagcagcagcagcaccaccaccaccccccgaCGCAGCAGGGAGGCCG GGGTTTGCCGCCACCGCAACAGCAACAGATGCTGAGCTTACGGGCAACAAATCAACCATCGCTGCTCAATGCCAATCCTATGCTTCAGCGGGCCTTACTCATGCAGCAGATGCAAG GAAACCTGCGTGGATTTAACATGACGGCACCGGCACTGCAGCAGTTTTTCCCTCAGGCTACAAGACATTCCCTCCTGGGGCCACCGCCTGTTGGGGTCTCATTAAAGCCGACTCGGCTGGGCTTCCCCAGCCTTCCCTTCCAGCGGCAGAACCGGACCTTTCGCAAG GACTTCCAGAGGATCCCTGACAGGAAGCGAGAACTAGATCCTGGTTCTTCATCTCAAACACAAGGTGATGAGAAAATGGAAATCCCAGAGGGAGTGCAAGCTGCGTCAGAGCAGAACAACTCCTTGCCATCTGCAG AGCCAAGAACTCCAACAGAATCTGTGCTGAACACAGAGCCTGCAGCAAAAAGACTGAAGAG TGTGACCAAGGAGTCTGCATTAGAGGATGCAACAGACAGCAAGGAAGCAGGAGAGTCAAGCAGCCAAGCTGATG GTACAGACAAGGCAAAGGCATATACAGCTGAAGATCTCTCTCAAGAGAGGAAATTCTCTGAGGAACCAAAGGCTCCTGAG GTGTTGAGCTCTGGAGGTTCACTGAAAGTGACTATCCAGCAGAGCAGTGAGAGCAGAGCTATCAGTACAACAGCTCTGAAACCGGGGCACTGGACTTGCGAGGTGGGCACAGCTGATCCCAGCCCTGAATCGGTCCTTAAATTCTACTGTTACATCTGCAAGACCAACTGCTGCAGTCAGCAG AATTTCCAATCCCACATGGCTGGAATTCAGCACCAGCAGCGACTTGGGGAGATTCAACACATGAgcaatgtttgttttgtttcactacTGCCCATGGTGAAGGAGCAGAAGGTGCTGGCAGAGAAAGATGG AGAGACCCAGCAGCGATGGTGTAACACTTGTCAGATACACTTCACAGGGGATCTAATCAAACATCGCAGGACCCAAGAACACAAG CTGGCCAAACGCTCGCTTCGTCCTTTCTGCACTGTCTGCAGCCGCCACTTCAAGACCCCTCGCAAGTTTGTGGAGCACATGAAGTCCCCTGAGCACAAACAGAAAGCCAGAGAG GTGAGGCTAGGAGAGAAAGAGTTGGGCAGCCCAGAAGATTCGGAGGAGCTGATCACAGTGGATGCTGTTGGCTGctttgaagatgatgatgatgaagaggaggaggaggaggggggagctgGTGAGGAGGAAGACCTTGATGTAGTGCTGATAGAGAATGAGGATTCTGCTGCCAAGCAG ACTGGGCTGAAGGAAGTGTCTTTGGAGGATTACGAAGGAAGCGAGAAGTATTGTCCAGACACAGCCTATG